From a region of the Streptomyces venezuelae genome:
- a CDS encoding inorganic phosphate transporter → MEHITLLLGIVIITALVFDFTNGFHDTANAMATTISTGALKPKTAVAMSAVLNLVGAFMSVEVAKTISKGLVNEEGIQPEVIFAALVGAILWNLVTWLVGLPSSSSHALMGGLIGAAVASAGIGAVNGSVVVTKVLIPAIAAPLVAGIAAYLAAKLTYKLGDKVGEKTSAKGYRAGQIASAGLVSLAHGTNDAQKTMGIITLALIAGGAIAPDANPPVWVIVSAGMAIAMGTYLGGWRIIRTMGSGLTDLHPQQGFAAQTSAASVILASSNLGFSLSTTHSCSGAVMGAGLGRKGGVVRWSTATRMFVAWGLTLPAAALVSAGAELVMRIGDVGIAAVTLFLIGSCLAIWLISRRQVVDHNNVNEVEPARAEEPGVVTTAIAAVTVPPTVAAAGTTAAATTAEVTDEALKATIPAATQTPAAPAAAV, encoded by the coding sequence ATGGAGCACATAACGCTTCTCCTCGGGATCGTGATCATCACCGCTCTCGTGTTCGACTTCACGAACGGTTTCCACGACACGGCCAACGCGATGGCCACCACCATCTCGACCGGCGCCCTCAAGCCCAAGACGGCGGTGGCCATGTCCGCCGTGCTCAACCTCGTCGGCGCGTTCATGTCCGTGGAGGTCGCCAAGACGATCTCCAAGGGACTGGTCAACGAGGAGGGCATCCAGCCAGAGGTGATCTTCGCCGCCCTGGTCGGAGCGATCCTCTGGAACCTCGTCACCTGGCTGGTCGGTCTCCCCTCCAGCTCCTCGCACGCCCTGATGGGCGGCCTGATCGGTGCCGCGGTCGCCTCCGCCGGCATCGGCGCGGTCAACGGCAGCGTCGTCGTCACCAAGGTCCTCATCCCCGCGATCGCCGCCCCGCTGGTGGCCGGCATCGCCGCGTACCTGGCCGCCAAGCTCACCTACAAGCTGGGTGACAAGGTCGGCGAGAAGACCTCCGCCAAGGGATACCGCGCCGGTCAGATCGCCTCGGCCGGTCTCGTCTCCCTCGCGCACGGCACCAACGACGCGCAGAAGACGATGGGCATCATCACCCTGGCCCTCATCGCCGGCGGCGCGATCGCGCCCGACGCGAACCCGCCGGTCTGGGTCATCGTCTCGGCCGGCATGGCCATCGCGATGGGCACCTACCTGGGCGGCTGGCGCATCATCCGCACCATGGGCAGCGGCCTGACCGACCTGCACCCGCAGCAGGGCTTCGCCGCCCAGACCTCGGCCGCGTCCGTCATCCTCGCCTCCTCGAACCTGGGCTTCTCGCTCTCCACCACCCACTCGTGCTCCGGTGCGGTCATGGGTGCGGGCCTGGGCCGCAAGGGCGGTGTGGTCCGCTGGTCCACCGCGACCCGCATGTTCGTCGCCTGGGGCCTGACCCTGCCGGCCGCCGCGCTGGTCTCGGCCGGTGCCGAGCTGGTCATGCGCATCGGTGACGTCGGCATCGCCGCGGTCACGCTCTTCCTGATCGGCTCCTGCCTGGCCATCTGGCTCATCTCGCGCCGCCAGGTCGTCGACCACAACAACGTCAACGAGGTGGAGCCGGCCCGCGCCGAGGAGCCGGGTGTCGTCACCACGGCGATCGCCGCGGTCACCGTCCCGCCGACCGTCGCCGCCGCCGGCACCACCGCCGCGGCGACGACCGCCGAGGTCACGGACGAAGCCCTCAAGGCCACCATCCCGGCCGCGACGCAGACCCCGGCGGCTCCGGCCGCCGCTGTCTGA
- a CDS encoding cobalamin biosynthesis protein: MRADRVFAYGATAGLIGDRILGDPRRGHPVAAFGRAAAAVERSLWRDDRARGLLHALVCAGGAAAVGALGARAVRSRPAAARIALTAAATWAVVGGTSLGREARAIGGALAAGDVEVARERLPHLCGRDPQALDGQQMARAVVESVAENTSDAVVGALVWGAVAGVPGLLAFRAVNTLDAMVGHKSPRYLRYGWASARLDDLAGWPGARLTAVAAVLAGPDRRGAVRAWRTDAAAHPSPNAGPVEASFAGALGVRLGGTLAYGGRVEHRAVLNAGAGRPVEVADIERAVRLSRQVTWLSLGACVAARTLVARVRGGRA, translated from the coding sequence ATGCGTGCCGATCGCGTCTTCGCGTACGGCGCCACGGCGGGCCTGATCGGCGACCGGATCCTCGGGGATCCGCGCCGAGGGCACCCCGTGGCCGCCTTCGGACGGGCCGCCGCCGCCGTCGAACGATCCCTGTGGCGCGACGACCGCGCCCGGGGCCTCCTGCACGCCCTGGTGTGCGCCGGGGGCGCTGCCGCCGTCGGAGCGCTGGGCGCCCGCGCCGTGCGCTCGCGGCCCGCGGCCGCTCGTATCGCGCTGACGGCCGCCGCCACCTGGGCCGTCGTGGGCGGCACCTCCCTGGGCCGGGAGGCCCGCGCCATCGGCGGCGCGCTCGCCGCCGGGGACGTCGAGGTGGCCCGGGAGCGGCTGCCGCATCTGTGCGGACGCGACCCGCAGGCCCTCGACGGGCAGCAGATGGCCCGCGCCGTCGTGGAGTCCGTCGCCGAGAACACCTCCGACGCGGTGGTCGGGGCCCTCGTCTGGGGCGCCGTCGCCGGAGTCCCCGGACTGCTGGCCTTCCGCGCCGTGAACACCCTGGACGCGATGGTCGGGCACAAGTCCCCCCGCTACCTCCGCTACGGCTGGGCCTCCGCCCGGCTCGACGACCTGGCCGGCTGGCCGGGAGCCCGGCTGACGGCGGTCGCCGCCGTGCTGGCCGGCCCCGACCGGCGGGGCGCCGTACGGGCCTGGCGCACGGACGCCGCCGCGCACCCGAGCCCGAACGCCGGACCCGTCGAGGCCTCCTTCGCCGGGGCACTGGGCGTCAGACTGGGCGGAACCCTCGCGTACGGCGGCCGGGTCGAGCACCGGGCCGTCCTGAACGCAGGGGCGGGGCGGCCGGTGGAGGTCGCCGACATCGAGCGGGCGGTACGGCTGTCGCGGCAGGTGACCTGGCTGTCGCTGGGCGCCTGCGTGGCGGCGCGGACGCTCGTGGCACGAGTACGAGGGGGACGCGCATGA
- a CDS encoding cobyric acid synthase produces MSGAKRGGGLLVAGTTSDAGKSVVTAGICRWLARQGVKVAPFKAQNMSLNSFVTLEGAEIGRAQAMQAQAARVEPTALMNPVLLKPGSDRSSQVVLLGKPVGEMSARGYHGGRQEQLLGIVTDCLEQLRGTYDAVICEGAGSPAEINLRRTDIVNMGIARAARFPVVVVGDIDRGGVFASFFGTTALLSPEDQSLIAGYLVNKFRGDVSLLEPGMEMLRGLTGRATYGVLPFRHGLGIDEEDGLRVSLRGAVRESVVAPPVGEDVLRVAVCAVPLMSNFTDVDALAAEPGVVVRFVDRAEELADADLVVVPGTRGTVKALQWLRERGLADALARRAAQGRPVLGICGGFQVLGERISDEVESKAGEVDGLGLLPVRVRFEREKTLARPSGSALGEPVDGYEIHHGVAEVLGGEPFLDGCRVGSVWGTHWHGSLESDGFRRAFLREVAAAAGRRFVPAPDTSFGALREEQLDLLGDLIEEHADTAALLRLIEGGAPAGLPFLPPGAP; encoded by the coding sequence ATGAGCGGCGCGAAGCGCGGCGGCGGACTGCTGGTCGCGGGCACCACGTCGGACGCGGGCAAGAGCGTGGTCACGGCGGGCATCTGTCGTTGGCTGGCCCGGCAGGGTGTGAAGGTGGCGCCGTTCAAGGCGCAGAACATGTCGCTGAACTCCTTCGTGACGCTGGAGGGCGCCGAGATCGGGCGCGCCCAGGCGATGCAGGCCCAGGCGGCCCGTGTGGAGCCGACCGCGCTCATGAACCCGGTGCTGCTCAAGCCGGGCAGCGACCGCAGCAGCCAGGTGGTGCTGCTGGGCAAGCCGGTGGGCGAGATGAGCGCCCGCGGCTACCACGGAGGGCGCCAGGAGCAGTTGCTCGGCATCGTCACGGACTGCCTGGAGCAGCTGCGGGGCACGTATGACGCCGTGATCTGCGAGGGGGCGGGGAGTCCGGCCGAGATCAACCTGCGCCGGACCGACATCGTGAACATGGGGATCGCGCGCGCCGCGCGGTTCCCGGTGGTCGTGGTCGGGGACATCGACCGCGGCGGGGTCTTCGCGTCCTTCTTCGGGACGACGGCGCTGCTCTCCCCCGAGGACCAGTCCCTGATCGCGGGGTACCTGGTCAACAAGTTCCGCGGCGACGTGTCGCTGCTGGAGCCGGGCATGGAGATGCTGCGCGGCCTGACGGGCCGGGCCACGTACGGCGTGCTGCCGTTCCGGCACGGCCTGGGCATCGACGAGGAGGACGGCCTGCGGGTCTCCCTGCGCGGTGCGGTGCGCGAGTCCGTGGTGGCGCCGCCGGTGGGCGAGGACGTCCTGCGGGTCGCGGTGTGCGCGGTGCCGCTGATGTCGAACTTCACGGACGTGGACGCGCTCGCGGCCGAGCCGGGGGTCGTGGTGCGGTTCGTGGACCGGGCCGAGGAACTGGCCGACGCGGACCTGGTCGTCGTACCGGGGACCCGGGGCACGGTGAAGGCCCTCCAGTGGCTGCGGGAACGCGGGCTCGCGGACGCACTGGCACGGCGGGCCGCGCAGGGGCGGCCGGTGCTGGGCATCTGCGGCGGGTTCCAGGTGCTGGGCGAGCGGATCTCGGACGAGGTCGAATCGAAGGCGGGCGAGGTCGACGGCCTCGGTCTGCTGCCGGTGCGCGTCCGCTTCGAGCGGGAGAAGACCCTGGCCCGGCCGTCCGGTTCGGCGCTGGGCGAGCCGGTGGACGGCTACGAGATCCACCACGGGGTGGCCGAGGTCCTGGGCGGGGAGCCGTTCCTGGACGGGTGCCGGGTGGGCTCGGTGTGGGGCACGCACTGGCACGGCTCGCTGGAGTCGGACGGTTTCCGCCGAGCGTTCCTGCGAGAGGTGGCTGCGGCCGCCGGGCGGCGCTTCGTCCCGGCGCCGGACACCTCGTTCGGCGCGCTGCGGGAGGAGCAGCTGGACCTGCTCGGCGACCTGATCGAGGAACACGCGGACACCGCGGCGCTGCTGCGGCTCATCGAGGGCGGCGCCCCCGCGGGCCTCCCCTTCCTGCCGCCGGGCGCGCCGTGA
- a CDS encoding putative cobaltochelatase, translated as MSSTHFPFSAVVGQDDLRLALLLNAVSPAVGGVLVRGEKGTAKSTAVRALSALLPQVDVVPGCRFSCAPAAPDPSCPDGPHESGPGALRHARMVELPVGASEDRLVGALDIERALAEGVKAFEPGLLADAHRGILYVDEVNLLHDHLVDVLLDAAAMGASYVEREGVSVRHAARFLLVGTMNPEEGELRPQLLDRFGLTVEVAASREPAQRVEVVRRRLAYEDDPAGFATRWAGDEHEVRARVVAARALLPKVSLGDTALLQIAAACAGFEVDGMRADIVMARTATALAAWAGRTDVRKEDVRQAALLALPHRRRRNPFDAPGIDEDLLDRILDEFPDEEPEPDPEPDPDPEGPDDGGPEGGGPDGGPGGTPPPGDGPEDQGAPADTPGAPETSEAPAEAPEAPQPAAQEAAGPEQAAVRAAEPFRTKMLSVPGLGEGASGRRSRARTAHGRTTGAQRPRGHLTKLHLTATIQAAAPHQRARGRDGRGLVIRKDDLRQATREGREGNLVLFVVDASGSMAARQRMSAVKGAVLSLLLDAYQRRDKVGLITFRGATAELALPPTSSVDAAAARLEQLPTGGRTPLAAGLLKAHEVLRIERLRDPSRRPLLVVVTDGRATSAGNAGGRTDSSPRELAGHSARLLQAGGVASVVVDCESGPVRLGLADVLARDLGGPAVTLDGLRADSLAGLVKNVRTAVASTASPNSSNRRAA; from the coding sequence GTGAGCAGCACCCACTTCCCGTTTTCGGCCGTCGTCGGGCAGGACGACCTGCGGTTGGCTCTCCTGCTCAACGCCGTGAGCCCGGCGGTCGGCGGGGTGCTCGTGCGCGGCGAGAAGGGGACCGCCAAGTCCACCGCCGTCCGCGCGCTGTCGGCGCTGCTGCCGCAGGTCGACGTCGTTCCCGGCTGCCGGTTCTCCTGCGCACCGGCGGCGCCCGACCCGTCGTGCCCGGACGGCCCGCACGAGTCCGGCCCCGGCGCCCTGCGGCACGCGCGCATGGTGGAGCTGCCCGTCGGCGCCTCGGAAGACCGGCTGGTCGGTGCTCTGGACATCGAACGCGCCCTCGCCGAGGGCGTGAAGGCCTTCGAGCCCGGGCTGCTCGCCGACGCCCACCGCGGGATCCTCTACGTCGACGAGGTGAACCTCCTCCATGACCACTTGGTGGACGTGCTGCTGGACGCCGCCGCCATGGGCGCCTCGTACGTGGAGCGCGAGGGCGTCTCCGTGCGGCACGCCGCCCGGTTCCTGCTCGTCGGCACGATGAACCCCGAGGAGGGCGAGCTGCGCCCGCAGCTCCTCGACCGGTTCGGGCTCACCGTCGAGGTGGCCGCCTCCCGGGAGCCCGCGCAGCGCGTCGAGGTGGTCCGCCGCCGGCTCGCCTACGAGGACGACCCCGCCGGGTTCGCGACCCGCTGGGCCGGGGACGAGCACGAGGTCCGCGCCCGGGTGGTGGCCGCGCGGGCGCTGCTCCCGAAGGTCTCGCTCGGCGACACCGCCCTCCTGCAGATCGCCGCGGCCTGCGCCGGGTTCGAGGTCGACGGGATGCGCGCCGACATCGTGATGGCGCGGACCGCGACCGCGCTGGCCGCCTGGGCCGGGCGGACCGACGTACGGAAGGAAGACGTCCGGCAGGCCGCCCTGCTGGCGCTCCCCCACCGGCGGCGCCGCAACCCGTTCGACGCGCCCGGGATCGACGAGGACCTGCTCGACCGGATCCTGGACGAGTTCCCCGACGAGGAGCCGGAGCCCGACCCGGAGCCCGACCCGGACCCGGAGGGTCCGGACGACGGCGGTCCCGAGGGCGGCGGTCCCGACGGCGGCCCCGGTGGCACGCCCCCGCCGGGCGACGGCCCCGAGGACCAGGGTGCCCCGGCCGACACCCCCGGGGCCCCGGAGACCTCCGAGGCCCCCGCGGAAGCCCCCGAGGCCCCGCAGCCCGCCGCCCAGGAGGCCGCCGGCCCCGAACAGGCCGCGGTCCGTGCCGCCGAGCCGTTCCGGACCAAGATGCTCAGCGTGCCCGGCCTCGGCGAGGGCGCGTCCGGCCGCCGGTCCCGGGCCCGTACCGCCCACGGCCGCACCACCGGCGCCCAGCGCCCGCGCGGGCACCTGACGAAACTGCACCTGACCGCCACCATCCAGGCTGCCGCCCCGCACCAGAGGGCGCGCGGCCGCGACGGTCGCGGCCTCGTCATCCGCAAGGACGATCTGCGTCAGGCCACCCGGGAGGGGCGCGAGGGCAACCTCGTCCTCTTCGTCGTCGACGCCTCCGGTTCCATGGCCGCACGGCAGCGCATGAGCGCGGTCAAGGGCGCGGTGCTGTCGCTGCTCCTGGACGCCTACCAGCGCCGGGACAAGGTCGGTCTGATCACCTTCCGGGGTGCCACGGCCGAGCTGGCCCTGCCGCCCACCTCCTCGGTGGACGCGGCGGCGGCCCGGCTGGAGCAGTTGCCGACGGGCGGCCGCACGCCGCTGGCGGCCGGGCTGCTGAAGGCCCACGAGGTGCTGCGGATCGAGCGGCTGCGGGACCCCTCGCGCCGGCCGCTGCTCGTGGTCGTCACCGACGGGCGGGCCACCTCGGCCGGGAACGCCGGGGGCCGTACGGACAGCAGCCCGCGGGAGCTGGCCGGGCACAGCGCGCGGCTGCTGCAGGCCGGGGGCGTCGCCTCGGTCGTCGTGGACTGCGAGTCCGGGCCGGTCCGGCTGGGGCTGGCCGACGTACTGGCCCGGGACCTCGGCGGTCCGGCCGTCACCCTCGACGGGCTGCGGGCCGACTCGCTGGCCGGGCTCGTGAAGAACGTGCGTACGGCAGTGGCATCCACTGCATCACCCAACAGCAGCAACAGGAGGGCCGCGTAA
- the cobO gene encoding cob(I)yrinic acid a,c-diamide adenosyltransferase translates to MPQGQPSVVPDDGLTTRQRRNRPLVFVHTGPGKGKSTAAFGLALRAWNQGWPIGVFQFVKSAKWKVGEENALKVLGASGEGGSVVWHKMGEGWSWVQRDAQLDNEQAAKEGWEQVKRDLAAETHKLYVLDEFAYPMHWGWIDVDEVIEVLRGRPGTQHVVITGRNAPEKLVEFADLVTEMTKIKHPMDAGQKGQKGIEW, encoded by the coding sequence ATGCCTCAGGGACAGCCGTCCGTCGTTCCGGACGACGGGCTCACGACGCGCCAGCGCCGCAACCGTCCGCTGGTCTTCGTACACACCGGCCCGGGCAAGGGCAAGTCCACGGCGGCCTTCGGGCTGGCGCTGCGCGCCTGGAACCAGGGCTGGCCGATCGGGGTGTTCCAGTTCGTGAAGTCGGCGAAGTGGAAGGTCGGCGAGGAGAACGCGCTCAAGGTGCTCGGCGCCTCCGGTGAGGGCGGCTCCGTCGTCTGGCACAAGATGGGCGAGGGCTGGTCCTGGGTCCAGCGGGACGCGCAGCTCGACAACGAGCAGGCGGCCAAGGAGGGCTGGGAGCAGGTCAAGCGGGATCTGGCCGCCGAGACGCACAAGCTGTACGTGCTCGACGAGTTCGCGTACCCGATGCACTGGGGCTGGATCGACGTCGACGAGGTCATCGAGGTGCTGCGGGGCCGTCCGGGCACCCAGCACGTGGTGATCACAGGCCGCAACGCGCCGGAGAAGCTGGTGGAGTTCGCGGACCTCGTCACGGAGATGACCAAGATCAAGCACCCGATGGACGCGGGGCAGAAGGGCCAGAAGGGCATCGAGTGGTGA